Part of the Anoplolepis gracilipes chromosome 13, ASM4749672v1, whole genome shotgun sequence genome, tgtcTATCATCTTCTGACGATAACGGAAATGCAAAAATGCAAGTAACATTTCACGCGACATTTGCCCCTTAAGTACGaccaatatatgtattctcgTTGGAATGAAAGTTGATGAATCGAAATTTTCAAGGTCAGCAATGTACGTTAGATAGATTCTTGACCTGACCTATCAGGGTGTGTATGCTGAGAGAGTCAGGAGAAAAGACGTTGCATGTCAAACACATGTAGTGAGAATATGTGCTTCAGCgatcgcaaaaatatatactacgcTATCTGCGACTTTCGTGGTATTTGGTGCGCAGACACAATTTCTGCTTTGCGAAACTTTATACTATCCTCGgtctttcaaatatatattatacatgctTAGCGTAAGCGAGAATGACAACTGATATACCTTCGATACGTGATCAAGACAACATCAAAATAAGCTCATTTTACCAAGAATCGCATATAAATAAGTGCAATATTACGCGATAGAGGACACGTGCATGTacacaagaaaagaaaaatcaaatagaatataaaaagtacatataaattacacaaactaatattaaaaataatttttctacgaaCGATTACGTATAGAACAAAATGTTGAAATCATTGACGTAGGAACAATCTATATGGATTAGAATATGTGATAAAAACATTGATTGCCGATGGCGGTGTGTTTATAATCGCCGTTTAAATCTAATCTCAAAGTTTACTTTAGTTTAAATTGATTCATGCATTTACGTCACTAAACGCAAAgcatgtattaaatattataaattaactaaGAATGTTAAAAGAATGACGAGAAAGATTTCATATTTCTGAGATAATAACATTTggcagaaaatataaatatcttttttcgaaaaatatgctAGTTGAGCATAACAAAATTCttcaattgttatatataaaaaaatataaaaatgttcgagTTATTATCGAGGagtaactttaaattatattccaaagttttgcaaattttatcgaTTCATTTTATCAATACTCATGACATAAATTTAGCAATAATAAGATACATGATAAATGTTTTACGAGAATTTTGAAGTAAGTTTCCAAactgtattaaaaagttaaataatttatcatttttcgattcttacaaaaaatatttagtttcgtgcatattctatatacatataaagtagtttcatttaatatcaataaattcaataatgtgatattttagtaatataatatataataatacataagattatttttttttatttcgagtgcttttttatttgtgtctgttgtgtattttatcatacttttccaataatcaattaatatccaaaaatataaaatatacttatcgAAAAAGCTGAAAAGATGGTATAaacatattcaatatcttatgATTAATGGagctatttaatttcaaatgcaCTTTATtggtttatttcattaacgcATAactataatgataatatatctgaaaacctttttttaaacacgTTATATCAGCAGTCGATTTATTGGTCTTTTCATACTCAAACGCGATAGCGAATATTTACAGACtgagatgaaaataattttagaaattgcCTCTGCAATCTCTATGACggaataatgatattaaatcgACATTAGGCAACGGTCGCAAGTGTAAGTGTACTGGaccgtataatatatatttttttaaaaccttAATCTAATGTAATGTTGCAACAATCGCTTATCATAAATGAGCGcataaagatttttgtaaagaGTATAGTCATAACatgacattttataatcatgcaaaatatcaagtaaatattttttaaatattatctcagtatgtataaaatattatctgctATGATTTCGCATGTCgctaaagttttatttaaaacataattttacttatgtagtaaataaaatattgatgttaataaaacttagcgatatttcttttgaaatttaatccattttttttttctttaacaaaaagtattcttttttacgtgattttatcatacaatattttaatagttttaacataaaattttctattaaaatcaagttaattctaaattaaacgCGCGATTaacattttctacattttaataGCCTTTGCTTTTTCTAAAGAAAGCAATATACATCTACAcatgtatacaaaaataaaaaaaatataacttttgaatGTAAACGTTATTTAATTAGATCAATACCGtgtacaataaatacaaatattaaaagattactcaagatattaaatttttttagataaaattacattgtgatttgtgatttatatatataccaatgaaaattaataaaagaactaAATCGATAAAAAGCGACCTACGTTTGAGTAAATTTACcgatagataattaattttaactgaCGTCAGAAGTTTTTGtcgtatctataatatattatatgccaATGACTTTTTTCGATTGCATTGTTCGCGagataaaaatctcttttacgaGCAGGAAGACAATTCGTAAGCTCGTACTCGTATATCAAGTGTTCTTTTCTTGtcgttcctttttttaaatgtgcaGTTGCAATCGCGCAAATAATCAGTTTCTCATTAGTTGGCGATATCACTTACAATTAGCTTAACACGTAATACAGTACTTGTCGCgatattttaactctaagcaAAGAGACGGCAGATTTTTCTCAATCATGAGATCTCGCTCtatctcttcctttctctcttctctctctctgtcttatTGTTAGGTAAACGAGTGTGTAACGCGAAGCGTTGAAAATAATAGactcgaattatttttatagcaaaaactgaataaaaacGCAATTTCTACCAGACAGTAATTCcttatttctatttctgtAGCATATTTATCTTCCGTATTGCGGTTGCCGCTACtttgctctttctctttctttctttatcttccttttttccatacgaaatttattctattataaatataaatcattttcaacGCTTCCTGTATCACACGAcgtctaataaatatactaagtaaaaaaaattggctCACCACATAACTCAGTTGCAATTCtggataaaaatgaaagaaatcaGGGAGATTCATCATCTTTTGAATAAGTGTCTCGATGATTGATGCACTTTACTCGACATCTTGTATTTATCGAACACCATATAAGCAGGACTTTCTGTACGATTTCTCTGCGATTTTCCTGCAATTTTAAGATATGCTTTTAAAAGGAGTTTTGCGATGCAACCTTTTATGCGAGAGATATTAAAGGTTAGAAACTCTTTTTcgagaatataaatttcaattaagaagcattcttctttctctctaaaggctattataatttgttaagaGAACCAATTGTATCGTGTATGAGATGCAAATTGAAactattcttttttacaaagaataaTAGAAAACGGTAAAAAAACTTGATGCTTATGAAATGCCCCAACGTTATTACGATATTCTTAAGACAAATAAGAGCTGTTGTCGAAttgaattaaagaaataatcaaaattatcttACTGTCGAACGGATGTGCGTTTTATGAAGGTCCATACCTAGTTCTCGAGAAGGACGTTACCGTATAGGAAATTTTTCAAACCGGTGTCTGATGTCGCGCGCCTAACGGCCTGAGTGCGCTCGAAAATCTATCTGTCAAAGCAGCAGAGTAGCGTTTGACAGGCCAATCAGAAACGTTCGCCCCATTCCTCCCGATTGGTCAATCAAAGTTACTAACCAACAAGTAGATTTTTGAACGCAACTCTGAAGGACTGAAAAAAGTTTGAGATTGGCAGCAGTGCGCGAAATTGAATTCTTACCGGTTTGAAAATCGGCAATTTCTTTCGGGGTCGAAGAAAAAGTGTCGTTACCGTCAGTTGTCAGTTGCTCAGCTGGGTGATTATTTCTACGAGAAACGGAGACATGGAGAAGAATTCGTTCTCGAATTTCGATGAATTGCGGTACAAGGCGCGCGAAATCGACGAGGGCATCGAAAAGCTCACCGAAATTTGGAAGACACCACATCTGCTTGTCGGCGGTTACGCGGAACGCACTGTCCAGACGGACAAGTGTCTAGAGGAAGTACGCAAATCTATCCGGGATACTGGCGTAAGTCCTACTGGAAATTACAATTCAATGAAAAGCACATTTCtgtatgcaaaataaaaatttaattttaacccTTACGATACACACATGGTGTCCGATCGATTTCTATCGATAgaaatttcttaaaacttCTAAGCGCGACTCGCTTCTTATCTTCgcctttttttctaaaataaattctggATATTTGTTCCAGAAACTTGAAAGTATTTTCACgaatttttacagattttttgaattaatttaaataaatgaaaaaaacggTCGGACTTGAAATACCCACGTGTGTACGGATGAGGCATCTAAATGTCATCATAAGGGTTAAACAAGTCATTATAACACACACACCTATGTTTATCATATACcactacatttaaaaataatatataaaaatactatattttttattcttgtaatattattattatgtctattataaataaattttaaacatatatagttttatataaaattatgtaattaattatgtcaGGATAAAGTGAAGAAATTTCAATCAGAACTTGACTCATCGGTGGAAGATACAGATCAGTTCTTAAAGGAATCAGAAAAGATATATCAAGAATTGAAGGAACAATGCGACAATTTAGATATTGTTCTAGCAGAATATGGTTATCATTATAAAGAGGGTGATAGCATGCAAGAGAAACGGTAAtatacgataaattattttattttaagaattaataagaaaaatttttggttCATAAAAGAAACTTGATAcctatattttcatatatattacatatatattatagaaatgaatatctttctctttttagaGAGGATAGTAAAGATGATAGCCTCTTAAGAAATCAAAATTTGACTGATTTAGAAATTGAATTTACACCAAACTTAACATGGAAATGCAAGACTAAATCCAAGTAGAATCAGATATTTCCAGCATAAACTATTAAGTAATAATAGAATTCCTTTAGTTTATGCTGGAATAAATATCCAATTCATTATTGATGCAACTCTGTGCGAAAGACTCGTTTATAgactatatacatttaaaaattaaattattcaaaacatCTTACGAAGGTATTAAGAACATAAGTTTCATTTCAGTCTTTTTTCTCTGGATCTTGATTGATTTTAGTGAGACACCAAAATAAAAGACAATATGTTtagtctttaaaaaaaaagcatgaaCTGTTGCAGAAATATTGCCtagattcatatatatatatatattttatatttttattaataaaagtataaaatgtgattaatttaataaaagtataaaatatgataagttgtaatagaaatgtaaaaaaaactgcaaaattagcatttaattgtctttatatatattttttttataataaagaattttacagttgaaaagttttgtaataaaatgaaaaagaaaaaatttttaaggtAGCATTTCTTGTAATAACAAGTGTGAAAGTAtcctatatacataaataaccTAACTTATCGTTAGTTCAATCTAAATCCTAACCTTAAAATTACAAAGCTCAAAGATGCATTGTAGATTGTAGAACTATTGGTGACGTatcatatgtttatttttccacataaaaattacaaattattaacctaaattgaaacaataaattgaTTCCGTGATGGGTAAGTTAAATATTACtgaaacttatttaaaaatgcatatattatgaGTTTATGATTTTGCAGGAAATAAGAACAAACTTTGTCAgcacaaagatatttttgaacGCATGAATTATTTGTATCAGGTATATAAATAACtctatgaaatttattatcctttgataattaatttttacatat contains:
- the LOC140672441 gene encoding uncharacterized protein; this translates as MEKNSFSNFDELRYKAREIDEGIEKLTEIWKTPHLLVGGYAERTVQTDKCLEEVRKSIRDTGDKVKKFQSELDSSVEDTDQFLKESEKIYQELKEQCDNLDIVLAEYGYHYKEGDSMQEKREDSKDDSLLRNQNLTDLEIEFTPNLTWKCKTKSK